Part of the Sulfuriflexus mobilis genome is shown below.
CGAGATCCCCCTGCAACAGCTTCGCGCCAAGGTGCGTAAACTGGAGCACTGCGATGCCCATACCCTGCTCCTGCAATTACGCACCGCCCGCTCCAAAACACTGCGTTTTATTGCCGGCCAACATGCCCGCCTGCATCTCGTCAATGGCCTCGAACGCGAGTTGCCTATCGCCAGTTGCCCCTGTGATGGAATGAATCTCGAATTTCATCTGCACCGTGACGCCAGTGACCGCTTCACCGAGTATGTCTTTAATGAACTGAGCAACAGTACCTGGGTCGACATAGAGGGTCCCTGCGGCGATTTCACCCTCGACGAGGATGACCCCAGCCCGATCCTGTTTATCGCCTGGGGTGCCGGCTTTGGGCCAATCCGCAGCCTGATTGAACACTGCCTGTCACTGGAGTTGACACAGACAATACGCCTGTTCTGGGTCATTCACGAAGGGGAGGTCCATTATGCCGAGGGCTACTGCCGTGCCGTCGCCGATGCCTTTGAAAATATCCACTTCCATGCCTTGCAAACCGAGACGGCAGATGAGGCCCTGCAACAGATCCGTGAACAGGCGGTTGACCTGGCTGGCTGGCATGCCTACATTGCAGCCCCACCCACGATCATTGACCGCTGTACTGAACAGCTTGGTCAAATCGGCCTGCAGGCGAATAAGGTGAAATCAGACCCGCTGGTGGCCTGACAATTAACCTGGCCAGTCCACGCAATCATTCGGCATTGGCAAGCCGGCAATGCGACAGCCTTGCCGGGAGGGACCGTTCGGGAACAGGTTATAGAGATGTTTCTTGTTGCCGACCTCTTCGCCAAACTCCTTGGCCAGGACTTTAACCAACAAGCGGACATTCGGCGAGCTGCCGTACTTGATATAGTGTTGACGTAAAAAATTAACAACCTGCCAGTGTGCATCGGTGAGCGATATCTTTTCCTCAGCTGCCAGTGATTGTGCGATCTCTTCCGACCAATCATTCAGGTCGAGCAGAAAACCGTTGGGGTCGGTATTGATAAGGTCTTCATCAATGATGTAGTTCATAATACTGGTCATAACATCTTCCTTAATTCATGCGTACAAAAACTAAAACCACATTGGAAACCGTGCATGACTAATTTACACCCACAACCCCCTCGAATTAAAGCCTTTTATTTGTGCAGTAATAGGGGGATTAAAACCTGGGTTACGCTAAAAGAATAAAGGCACTTATCATCACAAGCGGCAAAGCGATTGAAACAAAAGGTTCATCAGCATATCACTACATACCTCAATTAATCTGAGTTGTGCAGCGCATAAACTTTACCAATTAGACAGCCCGGGGAGTACGTGGTCTTCTTGGCGCCGGGATCATCGTACAAGGGGTAGTACTATGGTTAGGCCAGCACCGGCAATTGGTACACGTTATGACATTGCACCCGATGATCACATGGAGGTCATCGCCATCGGCACACGCGGCATCGTAGTGGAATACTCGGATGGCCGGGTCGAGCTTGTCGCCGGTGAGCACTGGCCATTACGCCAACGTGAAGTACTACGTCACGCCAACACACGGCGGGGATACGGGGCCAGCCCGTAATAAAAGCGGACGACGACTAGTTCTCCCACTCCTCGATTCGCGGTTTCTCACGCCGGGTCGTCAGCAGGATACGTGCCTGTCTTTCATTATCGGCAAACACGAGACGGAAGTGATTCAGGTCTTCATTTGGGTAAGCCGCGCGCATGTCCTTGACCTGTTGCTTGGCATCACGGTAACTGTCATGCGAATCCTGCAGTTCAAGCTGGTTGGTCTTTTCCGGAAAAAATCTGTACACAAAATAAGGCATGCCGGGATCTCCGTTGGCGACTATCACCCTGTAACCAAAGGGTCTTCCACCACAATTGGCGGGGTCGGCACATTAGCATACCGTTGTCACCGCTGTCGAGATGCGGCCTAGCCAGTGGCACGCTGGCGCCAGAAATTCGCCTGCAGGGGGTCCCGGGGCAGACCGTACCAGCCCCGGCTATAGGCACTGGCCAGCAGTTCCTGGGCCTGTCGATTGCCGCTGCGTGCCGCGCTGCGGAACCAGTAGACGGCCTCTT
Proteins encoded:
- a CDS encoding TusE/DsrC/DsvC family sulfur relay protein; this encodes MTSIMNYIIDEDLINTDPNGFLLDLNDWSEEIAQSLAAEEKISLTDAHWQVVNFLRQHYIKYGSSPNVRLLVKVLAKEFGEEVGNKKHLYNLFPNGPSRQGCRIAGLPMPNDCVDWPG
- a CDS encoding 2Fe-2S iron-sulfur cluster-binding protein; the protein is MPARVTLYPSQISFEAARGESLLTAALRAGLNVDYGCSNGSCGRCLAYLKSGEVVPVAHHDYIISTADKAQGGLLMCCQAASGDVSLEARLAHDGTEIPLQQLRAKVRKLEHCDAHTLLLQLRTARSKTLRFIAGQHARLHLVNGLERELPIASCPCDGMNLEFHLHRDASDRFTEYVFNELSNSTWVDIEGPCGDFTLDEDDPSPILFIAWGAGFGPIRSLIEHCLSLELTQTIRLFWVIHEGEVHYAEGYCRAVADAFENIHFHALQTETADEALQQIREQAVDLAGWHAYIAAPPTIIDRCTEQLGQIGLQANKVKSDPLVA